The following proteins are encoded in a genomic region of Oncorhynchus keta strain PuntledgeMale-10-30-2019 chromosome 8, Oket_V2, whole genome shotgun sequence:
- the LOC118386678 gene encoding grainyhead-like protein 1 homolog, which yields MTQELGKKRGVLVLQNEPSYSGGQRQAFTEDDEAWRAFLENPLTAASKAMMSINGDEDSANALGLLYDYYKVPRDRRTAGQPKTEVLLGDTDPNKINVLMPLQDSPLRAVPRNTAAKGSSQPSRGDKIRALYPASDSIVCLSTPPSYSISTGRTLALHSFPVGLPPGPHSSQSDGMAFSHQLNHSQYRPRAKSLTPDSTYTEPYKDSSNEVFPLSEELQQRTTSIPPGGYPYYSLTASQHFEYMLEAPQSIRPKSGSGQMSYLNKGQFYPITLRELGGPTVLPHLNGAFRSVVMLVFGEEKFTDDQLKHWRYWHSRQHTAKQRCIDIADYKESFNTIASIEEIAYNAISFTWDTKDEPRVFVSVNCLSTDFSPQKGVRGLPLNLQIDTYSCGGHGDKLVHRAYCQIKVFCDKGAERKIRDEERKQTQRKGRGQETTAACVEDPLKLKHVDITSFKAMSDMNSQPVLFIPEVYFPSTQRHHTCISDDGEDGLGQKRLLHYEEEFDSATHKRARREEPEKVLLYVRKETEEVFDALMLRTPTLAGLLEAVSDKYELPLGKMGKVYKRCKKGILVHMDDNIIKHYSNEDAFHIRMEEVGGKVLLTLTEI from the exons ATGACACAGGAGCTTGGCAA AAAGAGGGGTGTTCTGGTGCTCCAGAATGAGCCATCGTACAGCGGTGGTCAGCGGCAAGCATTCACGGAGGATGACGAGGCATGGAGAGCCTTCCTGGAGAACCCCCTGACAGCCGCCTCCAAGGCCATGATGAGCATCAATGGAGATGAGGACAGTGCCAACGCTCTGGGCCTCCTCTACGACTACTACAAG GTGCCACGAGATAGGAGAACGGCTGGACAGCCCAAAACAGAAGTGCTCCTGGGTGATACTGATCCAAACAAAAT AAATGTCTTGATGCCACTCCAAGACTCTCCCTTGAGGGCCGTCCCTCGCAACACTGCGGCCAAGGGCAGCAGCCAACCCAGCCGGGGGGACAAGATCCGGgctctctacccagcctcagaCTCCATAGTctgcctctccacccctccctcctactCCATCAGCACAGGGCGGACCCTGGCCCTGCACTCCTTCCCAGTGGGCCTCCCCCCTGGTCCCCACAGTTCTCAGTCCGACGGAATGGCCTTCAGTCACCAGCTTAACCACAGCCAGTACCGCCCCAGAGCCAAGAGCCTCACCCCCGATTCCACCTACACAGAGCCCTACAAGGACAGCTCCAATGAG GTCTTCCCTCTCTCGGAGGAGCTCCAGCAACGTACGACCTCCATCCCTCCCGGTGGATACCCTTACTACAGCTTGACAGCAAG tcaACACTTTGAGTACATGCTGGAGGCTCCCCAGTCTATCCGGCCCAAGAGCGGCAGTGGCCAGATGAGTTACCTGAACAAGGGCCAGTTCTACCCCATCACCCTAAGAGAGCTAGGGGGCCCCACGGTCCTACCCCACCTCAATGGAGCATTCCGA AGTGTGGTGATGCTGGTGTTTGGAGAGGAAAAGTTCACAGATGACCAGCTCAAACACTGGAGATACTGGCACAGCAGACAGCACACAGCCAAGCAGCGCTGCATTGATATTG CTGACTACAAAGAGAGCTTCAATACGATTGCCAGTATTGAGGAGATTGCCTACAATGCCATCTCTTTCACATGGGACACTAAGGACGAGCCACGG GTGTTTGTGTCAGTGAACTGTCTGAGTACAGACTTCTCCCCTCAGAAGGGAGTGCGGGGCCTTCCTCTCAACCTCCAGATTGACACCTACAGCTGTGGTGGCCACGGTGACAAGCTAGTGCACAGAGCCTACTGCCAGATCAAGGTGTTCTGTGACAAAGGTGCTGAGAGGAAGATCCGAGACGAGGAGAGGAAGCAGACTCAAAGGAAGGGAAGGGGACAGGAGACAACTGCAGCCT GTGTGGAAGACCCTCTGAAGCTGAAGCATGTGGACATAACATCGTTCAAAGCCATGAGTGATATGAACTCCCAGCCGGTCCTCTTCATCCCTGAGGTTTACTTCCCCAGCACCCAGCGCCACCAT ACATGCATATCAGATGACGGTGAGGATGG CTTGGGGCAGAAGAGACTGCTCCACTATGAAGAGGAATTTGACTCTGCCACTCACAAGAGAGCCAGGAGGGAGGAGCCAGAAAAGG TGCTGCTCTACGTCCgtaaggagacagaggaggtgttTGATGCTCTAATGCTGAGGACGCCCACTCTGGCAGGACTACTGGAGGCT GTATCTGATAAATATGAGCTGCCGCTTGGAAAAATGGGGAAAGTTTACAAGAGGTGCAAAAAAGG GATCCTAGTTCATATGGACGACAACATCATCAAGCATTACTCCAACGAGGATGCCTTCCATATCCGCATGGAGGAGGTGGGGGGAAAGGTCCTGCTGACACTGACCGAGATCTGA